Proteins from a genomic interval of Gemmatimonadota bacterium:
- the selA gene encoding L-seryl-tRNA(Sec) selenium transferase, translated as MPDQVNPSAAESRTGALTPAVNGTGVILHTGLGRAVLSEVARQAVSDAVEGYCTLEIDAETGKRGSRHDLVSGLLCALTGAESAIVVNNNAAAVMLILHALARDREVIISRGQLVEIGGSFRMPDVMAAGGARLVGVGATNHTEPDDYRAAITDRTALIMAVHRSNFDLAGMDVSVPLDELAMLGSERDIPVVYDQGSGALIDLVAYGQHGLDSGYTVRDALDQGVDVVCFSGDKLLGGPQAGIIAGRRDLIDRMKKDPLMRAFRADKMVYAALQATLELFTDPDRLADDHAVTGMIAASTGKLESRANRLAEGLTDRFAHRVGVTVEESSAEIGGGALPVQPIPSRVVALRPVGWTNRQLAAAFRRQSPPIFGRLSGDRFLLDLRTLEERAFPVVEAAAGEIARRMDEDASRSDDASLSKDTSRTKDGSRSTDGTRSEDGSRTLDGSRNKD; from the coding sequence GGCTGGGACGGGCCGTGCTGTCCGAGGTGGCGCGGCAGGCCGTGTCCGACGCGGTCGAGGGATACTGCACGCTGGAGATCGATGCCGAAACGGGCAAGCGAGGCTCGCGCCACGACCTGGTTTCCGGGCTGCTATGCGCCTTGACCGGAGCGGAATCGGCCATCGTGGTGAACAACAACGCCGCCGCGGTCATGCTGATCCTGCACGCCCTGGCTCGGGACCGCGAAGTCATCATCTCCCGGGGACAACTGGTGGAAATCGGAGGGTCCTTCCGCATGCCGGACGTCATGGCCGCGGGCGGGGCCCGGCTCGTCGGTGTGGGTGCGACCAATCACACCGAACCGGACGACTACCGCGCGGCCATCACGGACCGGACGGCCCTCATCATGGCCGTCCACCGGAGCAACTTCGACCTCGCCGGCATGGACGTCTCGGTGCCTCTCGACGAACTGGCGATGCTGGGCAGCGAGCGGGACATACCGGTCGTGTACGACCAGGGAAGCGGCGCCCTGATCGACCTGGTAGCGTACGGTCAGCACGGCCTGGACAGCGGATACACGGTGCGGGACGCGCTCGACCAGGGCGTCGACGTGGTCTGCTTCAGCGGCGACAAGCTGCTGGGCGGGCCGCAGGCGGGAATCATTGCGGGCCGGAGGGATCTCATCGACCGGATGAAGAAGGATCCGCTGATGCGGGCCTTCCGCGCGGATAAGATGGTCTACGCCGCCCTGCAGGCCACCCTGGAGTTGTTTACTGATCCGGACAGGCTTGCCGATGACCACGCGGTTACGGGTATGATCGCCGCATCCACCGGGAAGCTTGAATCCAGGGCGAATCGACTCGCTGAAGGTCTCACGGACCGATTCGCACACCGCGTCGGTGTGACTGTGGAGGAATCCTCAGCCGAAATCGGAGGCGGCGCCCTGCCGGTCCAGCCAATCCCGTCCCGCGTCGTGGCGCTTCGGCCGGTGGGATGGACGAACAGGCAACTCGCCGCCGCATTCAGACGGCAGTCGCCCCCCATATTCGGCCGGTTGTCGGGAGACCGTTTTCTGCTCGACCTGCGTACGCTGGAAGAGCGGGCGTTCCCGGTGGTCGAAGCCGCAGCCGGCGAAATCGCGCGCCGTATGGACGAAGACGCCTCACGGAGCGATGATGCCTCACTGAGCAAGGACACGTCGCGGACTAAGGACGGGTCACGCAGCACGGACGGGACACGGAGCGAGGACGGGTCACGGACTTTGGACGGGTCACGGAACAAGGATTGA
- a CDS encoding glucose 1-dehydrogenase codes for MSDRLKGKVVVVTGGGTGIGLGIARCCLEAGAAVMIAQRRIEIAEREAARFRDQGFAVQAQRCDVRRREDVAALLDLADSLLGPVDVMVNNAALTGKSLELRPFMEETDEHWRSVLDINLTGAFIGTQEAARRMISSGTGGSIINISSVAQFAAQEGASAYCAGKAGLDGLTKSAAIELAAHGIRVNSIAPGDIHTEQSDQPREDAVGRGATGRFFRDTPLDRRGTPEEIGRVAVFLASDEASFVTGATWLVDGGFLSY; via the coding sequence ATGAGCGACCGGTTGAAAGGCAAAGTAGTGGTCGTCACCGGCGGCGGTACCGGCATCGGTCTCGGAATCGCCAGATGCTGTCTCGAAGCGGGAGCCGCCGTGATGATCGCCCAGCGCCGGATCGAGATCGCCGAGCGCGAGGCCGCACGCTTCCGTGATCAGGGCTTCGCCGTTCAGGCACAACGGTGCGACGTGCGCCGTCGGGAGGACGTCGCCGCCCTGCTGGACCTGGCGGATTCCTTGCTTGGCCCGGTGGACGTGATGGTCAACAATGCCGCGCTGACGGGAAAGTCCCTTGAACTACGGCCCTTCATGGAGGAGACGGACGAACACTGGCGCAGCGTCCTCGACATCAATCTGACCGGCGCGTTCATCGGTACGCAGGAGGCGGCCCGCAGGATGATCTCAAGTGGAACGGGCGGTTCCATCATCAACATCTCGTCCGTCGCCCAGTTCGCCGCGCAGGAAGGCGCCTCCGCCTACTGTGCCGGCAAGGCGGGACTGGATGGCCTCACCAAGTCCGCGGCCATCGAACTGGCGGCGCACGGCATCCGCGTGAACAGCATCGCGCCGGGCGATATTCACACGGAACAAAGCGACCAGCCGAGGGAGGACGCGGTAGGGCGGGGCGCTACGGGAAGGTTCTTCCGCGACACGCCCCTGGACCGCCGGGGAACACCTGAGGAAATCGGCCGCGTGGCCGTGTTCCTGGCCAGCGATGAGGCGAGTTTCGTTACCGGGGCGACGTGGCTGGTGGACGGGGGATTCCTGAGTTACTAG